Proteins found in one Zea mays cultivar B73 chromosome 1, Zm-B73-REFERENCE-NAM-5.0, whole genome shotgun sequence genomic segment:
- the LOC100283343 gene encoding COP9 signalosome complex subunit 1 (The RefSeq protein has 1 substitution compared to this genomic sequence): protein MDVEGEVPAAAAAAVANGLGGAGAEEASPAPVSAEQLDVEAYAAQYSGRTRLVRLLFVADRCGVEAMQLEALRMAYDEIKRGEDVQLHRDVVTKIGGRLGPRYGLDQAWVFSVSRRADQRKEKLESELNGYRTNLIKESIRMGYNDIGDFFYAHGQLSDAFKSYIRTRDYCTTSKHIVQMCMNVILVSIELGQYAHVSNYVSKAEQTPDSLDPTIVAKLKAAAGLANLETKKYKFAARKFVETGIELGNNFSEVIAPQDVAVYGALCALASFDRSDLKSKVIDNINFRNFLDLVPEVRELVNDFYASRYGSCLGHLEKLKPNLLLDIHLHQHVETLYMEIRHKAIIQYTLPFISVDLNTMAAAFKTSVSMLQKELAALITEDKIQARIDSHNKILYARHADQRNATFQRVLQTGNDFERDVKSMLLRANLLKHDYIQKTSGPRKM, encoded by the exons ATGGACGTCGAGGGCGAggtccccgccgccgccgcggcggcgGTGGCGAACGGCctgggcggcgcgggcgcggagGAGGCCTCTCCGGCGCCGGTCTCGGCTGAGCAGCTCGACGTGGAGGCGTACGCGGCGCAGTACTCGGGGCGGACCCGCCTCGTGCGCCTCCTCTTTGTCGCCGACCGGTGCGGGGTGGAGGCGATGCAGCTCGAGGCGCTGCGGATGGCTTACGACGAGATCAAGCGCGGGGAGGACGTGCAGCTCCACCGCGACGTCGTCACCAAGATCGGCGGCCGCCTCGGTCCGCGCTACGGCCTCGACCAGGCGTGGGTCTTCAGCGTCTCCCGCCGCGCCGACCAGCGCAAGGAGAAGCTCGAGAGCGAGCTCAATGGATACAGG ACTAACTTAATCAAAGAGAGCATCAGAATGGGCTACAATGACATTGGTGATTTCTTCTATGCCCATGGCCAACTTTCAGATGCTTTCAAAAGCTACATCAGGACTCGGGACTATTGCACCACTTCCAAACATATAGTTCAGATGTGCATGAATGTGATTCTGGTTAGCATTGAGCTGGGGCAATATGCACATGTTTCAAACTATGTCAGCAAAGCAGAGCAAACCCCCGACTCTCTGGATCCTACCATTGTTGCAAAGCTGAAGGCAGCTGCAGGATTAGCCAACTTGGAAACAAAGAAATACAAATTTGCTGCTCGTAAG TTTGTTGAGACAGGAATTGAACTAGGAAACAACTTCTCTGAAGTCATAGCTCCTCAAGACGTGGCAGTCTATGGTGCCCTTTGTGCACTTGCTTCTTTTGACCGTTCAGACCTGAAG AGCAAAGTCATTGACAATATCAACTTCCGTAACTTTCTGGAGCTGGTGCCTGAAGTAAGGGAGCTGGTTAATGATTTTTATGCAAG TCGCTATGGATCTTGCTTGGGTCATCTTGAGAAGCTAAAGCCTAACCTGCTCCTGGATATCCATTTGCATCAGCATGTAGAGACTCTGTATATGGAGATTCGCCACAAAGCGATCATACAGTACACACTTCCTTTTATATCTGTTGACCTCAACACGATGGCAGCCGCCTTTAAGACTTCGGTCTCCATGCTGCAGAAGGAGCTGGCCGCACTGATTACTGAGGACAAAATACAG GCCCGGATAGACTCCCACAACAAGATCCTTTACGCAAGGCATGCTGACCAGAGAAATGCAACTTTCCAGCGTGTCCTTCAAACCGGCAATGACTTTGAGAGAGATGTCAAGTCCATGCTTCTGCGTGCCAACCTCCTCAAGCATGATTACATTCAGAAGACAAGCGGACCAAGGAAGATGTAA